A single window of Solanum dulcamara chromosome 5, daSolDulc1.2, whole genome shotgun sequence DNA harbors:
- the LOC129889053 gene encoding CSC1-like protein ERD4, with translation MDFPSFLTSLATSFILFAVLMLLFTWLSRKPGNAEVYYPNRILKGMNPVEGGYMTRNPFAWMREAMSSSETDIINMSGVDTAVYFVFLGTALGIFVFSGIVLLPVLLPVAATDHTIRAGNSTSKGTFNELDKLSMGQVGNSGARLWAFIVATYWVSIVSYVFLWRAYKHVTELRAKALTSPEVRAEQFAILVRDIPSVSEGQSKKEQVDSFFSAIYPETFYRSMVVTDNKKVNKIYEELEGDKKKLARAEAIYVESKNTNPDALKPSHKTGFLGIIGKKVDSIEFYNDKIKELIEKLEAEQKVTLKEKQQSSAIVFFNSRLAAASASQNLHAPMVDTWTVIDAPEPRQLIWTNLSKKFYQRIIRQYVVYVVVFLTIFFYLIPIGFISALTTLDNLVKLLPFLKPIVTRTAIKTVLEAFLPQLALIIFLTLLPMFLLFLSKAEGIPSQSHVTRAASGKYFYFIVLNVFIGVTLAGTLFTSLKSIQHDPNSIFSVLARSLPQNATFFLTFVALRFFVGYGLELSRIVPLIIFHLKKKYLCKTEAEIKEAWAPGDLGYATRFPNDMLIMMIVLCYSVISPIIIPFGVVYFGLGWLLLRNQALKVYVPSFESYGRMWPHIYTRMIATLILYQVTMLGYFGVKKFKPTPVLFPLPIFSLLFAFICQKKFHRFFVSPALEVVSHELKEVPNMEIVYRSFIPPCLSAGKHNEHQFEDALSHVSKPGSSSV, from the exons ATGGATTTTCCTTCATTCTTGACATCATTAGcaacttcttttattttatttgcgGTTTTGATGCTTCTATTTACATGGCTTTCAAGAAAACCAGGGAATGCTGAGGTGTATTATCCAAATCGGATCTTAAAAGGTATGAATCCGGTTGAAGGTGGGTATATGACCCGGAACCCGTTTGCTTGGATGAGGGAAGCTATGTCATCATCTGAAACTGATATAATCAACATGTCTGGAGTTGATACTGCTGTCTACTTTGTTTTCCTTGGCACTG ctttggGAATATTTGTATTCTCCGGCATTGTTCTGCTGCCTGTACTTCTACCAGTCGCTGCAACCGATCATACTATAAGGGCAGGTAATAGCACCAGCAAGGGGACTTTCAATGAACTTGATAAGTTATCTATGGGGCAAGTTGGC AATTCAGGTGCGCGATTGTGGGCATTTATAGTTGCAACATATTGGGTTTCCATTGTTTCATACGTCTTTCTGTGGAGAGCATACAAGCATGTTACAGAATTGAGAGCTAAAGCTCTTACGTCTCCAGAAGTTAGAGCCGAGCAATTTGCTATTCTTGTCAGGGATATTCCTTCTGTTTCTGAGGGTCAAAGTAAAAAAGAGCAGGTAGATTCATTCTTTAGTGCCATCTACCCTGAAACATTTTATCGATCAATGGTGGTGACAGACAATAAGAAG GTGAACAAAATTTATGAAGAATTAGAAGGGGATAAGAAGAAGCTTGCACGTGCTGAAGCCATCTATGTAGAGTCAAAGAACACAAATCCTGATGCACTAAAACCCTCACATAAAACTGGTTTCCTTGGAATTATCGGTAAAAAGGTGGATTCAATTGAATTCTATAATGATAAGATTAAGGAGTTGATCGAAAAGCTAGAAGCCGAACAGAAGGTGACTCTCAAAGAGAAACAACAATCTTCTGCAATTGTCTTTTTCAACAGCAGGCTGGCTGCAGCTTCAGCATCACAGAATTTACATGCCCCAATGGTTGACACATGGACTGTTATAGATGCTCCAGAACCCCGACAGTTGATTTGGACTAATCTTTCGAAAAAGTTTTATCAGAGAATAATTCGCCAGTATGTTGTGTATGTTGTTGTGTTTCTGACCATATTCTTTTACTTAATTCCGATTGGGTTCATTTCTGCTTTGACAACTTTGGACAATTTGGTGAAGCTTCTCCCGTTTTTGAAACCGATTGTTACACGGACGGCAATCAAGACAGTACTAGAAGCGTTTTTGCCTCAACTTGCGCTCATCATATTTTTGACTTTGTTGCCAATGTTTCTTCTGTTTTTATCCAAAGCAGAGGGCATCCCATCACAAAGCCACGTGACAAGAGCTGCTTCagggaaatatttttatttcatagtGCTGAATGTATTTATTGGTGTTACTCTAGCTGGAACTTTATTCACTTCCTTAAAGAGCATCCAGCATGATCCCAACTCTATTTTCAGTGTGTTGGCAAGAAGCCTTCCACAAAATGCAACTTTCTTCTTGACTTTTGTGGCTTTGAG GTTCTTTGTTGGCTATGGGCTGGAGCTGTCTAGAATAGTTCCTCTAATCATATTCCATCTCAAGAAGAAGTATTTGTGCAAAACTGAAGCTGAGATAAAGGAGGCTTGGGCTCCTGGCGATCTAGGCTATGCAACTCGATTTCCCAATGATATGCTGATTATGATGATTGTCCTATGCTATTCCGTGATAAGTCCAATAATTATACCGTTTGGTGTGGTATACTTCGGTCTAGGGTGGCTTCTTCTCCGGAATCAG GCACTCAAAGTGTATGTCCCCTCATTCGAGAGCTACGGAAGAATGTGGCCCCATATTTACACGCGCATGATAGCTACCTTGATATTGTATCAAGTTACCATGTTAGGTTACTTTGGTGTTAAAAAGTTCAAGCCTACTCCAGttctttttccacttccaatATTCTCCTTGCTCTTTGCATTCATTTGTCAGAAGAAATTCCATCGGTTCTTTGTATCTCCAGCCCTCGAGGTTGTTTCCCATGAACTTAAGGAAGTCCCGAACATGGAAATTGTGTACAGGTCTTTCATTCCACCTTGCTTGAGTGCAGGCAAACACAATGAGCATCAATTTGAGGACGCGTTATCTCATGTGTCCAAACCAGGGTCTTCTTCAGTATGA
- the LOC129890487 gene encoding uncharacterized protein LOC129890487 — MVPTSTTIEGPFGPALTTSSDGFGADDSSFMNFFNTAATIGHTSSNIVNSGLPYHYPAQAVDPSTRVLGPLPSPAPILQVLSPVQSAPSLPPQSRRDSANLINSANYPANLVKPSFFTPPASVGDS, encoded by the exons ATGGTCCCAACGAGTACAACAATAGAAGGGCCATTTGGACCAGCATTAACCACCTCTTCGGACGGGTTTGGTGCTGATGATTCTTCCTTTATGAACTTTTTCAAT ACTGCTGCAACTATTGGGCATACCTCTTCAAATATTGTGAACTCTGGACTGCCATATCATTATCCAGCTCAAGCTGTTGATCCATCAACCCGAGTTCTAGGTCCCCTACCATCTCCTGCTCCAATTTTGCAAGTCTTATCACCTGTTCAGTCAGCTCCATCACTTCCTCCGCAGTCGCGCCGTGATTCTGCTAACCTGATTAATAGTGCTAATTACCCTGCAAATCTTGTGAAGCCTTCTTTCTTTACACCTCCTGCATCCGTAGGAGATTCATAA